The following proteins come from a genomic window of Clupea harengus chromosome 22, Ch_v2.0.2, whole genome shotgun sequence:
- the LOC105904027 gene encoding slit homolog 2 protein-like: MVIFIQAAALSLLVAFFGAVESQPCPAPCSCTGTTVDCHGQGLRSVPRNIPRNTERLDLNANNLTKITKADFAGLRHLRVLQLMENKINAIERGAFQDLKELERLRLNRNNLGVFPELLFLGTVKLYRL, from the exons ATGGTCATATTTATACAGGCCGCTGCTTTGAGTTTGTTGGTGGCTTTTTTCGGCGCGGTGGAGTCGCAGCCATGCCCGGCTCCGTGCTCTTGCACGGGGACCACGGTGGACTGCCATGGGCAGGGGCTGCGCAGCGTGCCGCGGAACATCCCCCGCAACACAGAACGACT GGATTTGAATGCAAACAACCTGACAAAAATCACTAAAGCAGATTTTGCTGGATTGAGGCATCTCAGAGTTTT GCAACTGATGGAAAACAAAATCAACGCTATCGAGAGAGGAGCGTTTCAAGACCTCAAAGAGCTGGAGCGACT ACGTCTGAACCGGAATAACCTCGGAGTTTTCCCTGAGTTGCTGTTTCTGGGGACTGTGAAGCTCTACAGACTGTGA